The following are encoded together in the Strongyloides ratti genome assembly S_ratti_ED321, chromosome : 2 genome:
- a CDS encoding Transient receptor potential cation channel subfamily M member 1, with translation MNFNQISVKNSPATDNDKRKIRKHRHFHLHGVNAPPVNVSIHHWKDMVKMSLQSMTINSYLNEGNIMRKESTSDTDDEYIVAIDKLFDKRECNKYIKTLKESQRCGCGRLENEHSFEAIKNGKRLNSETDIEKTEENWNKNYIKGSCRWSIKNHTKLLPTDAYGTIEFQGGPRPIKSQYIRLSFDSDCASIIHLLENIWQIPPPKLVISIHGGTNNFNLQPKLARIFRNGLIKSASTTGAWIITSGCDDGVTKHVAAAIENCQNSNRNKTKIISIGIAPWGLLKRREDFIGKDHTVLYRKTGNNMKSRFITLNNRHSYFLLTDNGTVGKWGSEIILRRRLETYIKERQTIANKGKTIPVVCVILEGGTFSIRTALQYVTTIPKTPVVVCDGSGRASDMLSFTHHYIQEDGQLPEILKKQLLSLIESVFQLNQIEAEHLLKDLLACASQKEMLTIFRSGGEHKNDFDHAILTALLKGYDLTPTEQLSLALSWNRVDIARSDIFHPNIEWKMEDLHNIMIEALIYDRVDFVRLLLENGVDMQKFLTIGRLEELYNSDKGPTNTLYYIVRDVTKINHNYRYKLTHIGLAMEKLIGNGFKSYYSSDEFRKKYCEYKISTKKRVDEINKIDNNSPNRRLSNFFPFNTSTQEQNDDNSWKKRMKSAFNDSPNKKPKTVVINLEENTLPKSFKDNLKNNNNYSSDCNLRFRYPFNELLVWAVLTKRHEMARCMWEHGEESMAKALIACALNRNLAKEAREDYLDVEISDDLKKNAEEFKHLALDLLDCCYRQDDDKTLHLLTYELKYWGNETNISLAVMGNNKQFLAHPCCQMLLADLWHGGMRIRSNSNLKVIMGILFFPSIFALEYKTKEELMLQPQTAAEHENEVYDSSSSEDDTDTSDSDNSSSSDDDSESYQHGSKSFFGSNQSLHFSSILPSRLRRSKKESKQQRRQSIDSGTSNVITKRTNKKRTISLSNDNVNNNHQVTENIDIKSTQTKKEILDPTLLINNTKNKSNNFKKSQEYQSNIENKQKESVAKPIVKVKPKKIKAKRKLYEFISAPITTFWTWFLSYVAFLMANIYVLLIKTENEVRPLEYILFVYVVVFGLEEIRKLFMSEPTKIKKKLTFFFSDTWNWITTLAVTLYIIGFILRAASETTTQDGRVILAIDSTIWILKILDYLTIHPKFGIYITMVLKMVIAMSYHIALLFISLLAFGLPRQSIFYPNENWSWVLVRNIFYKPYFMLYGEVYAGEIDLCTDEGTNCVPGNFVPPILMTIFLLIANLLLISMLMATFNNIFNEVSCLAKQYWLFQRYHQVMKYESSPVVPPPFTIIYHIYWIGKYIWYRNTFNIRKFAQKIGIVNVKNFKKEHIFDNTLKLFLSLSQVEKIHDFEEECMEALTLQQEDNFKCSTDTRIKNTSENTETILSRVSDVVRSEGTLKEAVSLIETRLNTIEVKENELMEHLRHISEVLPQLFPKHEKISRSSYNVDQITDYLPSISDHGKDYQDSRIRDSIRRKLGTTDYTSITDSIVVKNLTGELKEGTHFEDIFTEDDKDEDDYDVESN, from the coding sequence atgaattttaatcaaatttcAGTAAAAAATAGTCCAGCAACAGACAATGATAAAAGAAAGATCAGAAAACATCGTCATTTTCATTTACATGGAGTTAATGCACCACCTGTTAATGTTTCTATTCATCATTGGAAAGATATGGTAAAGATGTCACTTCAGTCAATGACTAtaaatagttatttaaatGAAGGAAATATTATGAGAAAAGAAAGTACTAGTGATACTGATGATGAATATATTGTTgctattgataaattatttgacaAAAGAGaatgtaataaatatattaaaacattaaaagaaTCTCAACGTTGTGGATGTGGAAGATTAGAAAATGAACATTCTTTTGAAGCAataaaaaatggaaaaagaTTAAATTCAGAGACAGACATTGAAAAAACTGAAGAAAATtggaataaaaattatattaaaggATCATGTCGATGGtcaattaaaaatcataCAAAATTACTTCCAACAGATGCTTATGGAACAATTGAATTTCAGGGTGGACCAAGACCAATAAAATCACAATATATAAGATTATCATTTGACTCTGATTGTGCTTcaataatacatttattagaaaatatttggCAAATTCCACCACCAAAATTAGTTATATCAATACATGGAggtacaaataattttaatctaCAACCAAAATTAGCCCGTATATTTAGAAATGGCTTAATAAAATCGGCTAGTACAACTGGAGCGTGGATTATAACATCTGGTTGTGATGATGGTGTAACAAAACATGTTGCTGCTGCTATTGAAAATTGTCAAAATtcaaatagaaataaaacaaaaataatatcaattgGCATTGCACCATGgggattattaaaaagaagaGAAGATTTTATTGGAAAAGATCATACTGTTTTGTATAGAAAAACTGGAAATAATATGAAAAGTCGTTTTATCACTTTAAATAATAGACATAGTTACTTTTTGTTGACTGACAATGGTACAGTTGGAAAATGGGGTtcagaaataatattacGAAGAAGATTAGAAACATATATTAAAGAGAGGCAAACAATTGCTAATAAAGGTAAAACAATTCCAGTTGTTTGTGTTATATTAGAAGGTGGAACATTTTCAATTAGAACTGCACTTCAATATGTTACAACAATACCAAAGACACCTGTTGTTGTTTGTGATGGTTCAGGTAGAGCATCAGATATGTTATCATTTACTCATCATTATATTCAAGAAGATGGACAATTAcctgaaatattaaaaaaacaactattatcattaatagaatcagtttttcaattaaatcaAATTGAGGCtgaacatttattaaaagatttattagCATGTGCATCACAAAAAGAAATGTTAACAATATTTAGAAGTGGTGGTGaacataaaaatgattttgatCATGCTATATTAACTGCATTATTAAAAGGGTATGATTTAACACCAACTGAACAATTATCACTTGCATTATCATGGAATAGGGTAGACATTGCTCGATCTGATATTTTTCATCCAAACATTGAATGGAAAATGGAAGatttacataatattatGATAGAAGCATTGATTTATGATCGTGTTGATTTTGTTCGCCTATTGTTAGAGAATGGTGTTGATatgcaaaaatttttaacaattggAAGATTAGAAGAATTATATAATTCTGATAAAGGACCTACAAATACATTATACTATATTGTAAGGGATGTaactaaaataaatcataatTATCGTTATAAATTAACACATATTGGTTTAGCAatggaaaaattaattggaaatggttttaaaagttattatagTAGTGAtgaatttagaaaaaaatattgtgaatataaaatttctacCAAAAAAAGAGTTgatgaaattaataaaattgataataattcaCCAAATCGTcgattatcaaatttttttccatttaatACATCTACCCAAGAACAAAATGATGATAATTCATGGAAAAAAAGAATGAAGTCAGCCTTTAATGATTCACCAAATAAAAAACCAAAAACTGTTGTTATAAATTTAGAAGAAAATACATTACCAAAAtcatttaaagataatttaaaaaataataataattattcatCTGATTGTAATTTAAGATTTCGTTATCCATTTAATGAATTACTTGTTTGGGCTGTTTTAACAAAACGACATGAAATGGCACGTTGTATGTGGGAACATGGTGAAGAATCTATGGCAAAAGCATTAATTGCCTGTGCattaaatagaaatttaGCCAAAGAAGCCAGAGAAGATTATCTTGATGTTGAGATTAGtgatgatttaaaaaagaatgctgaagaatttaaacatttagcATTAGATCTTTTAGATTGTTGTTATCGTCAGGATGATGATAAAACTTTACATTTATTAACTtatgaattaaaatattgGGGTAATGAGACAAATATCTCATTAGCAGTAATGGgaaataataaacaatttttagcTCATCCATGTTGTCAAATGTTATTAGCTGACTTATGGCATGGTGGTATGAGAATTAGAAGtaattcaaatttaaaagttatcatgggaattttattttttccaaGTATTTTTGCATTagaatataaaacaaaagaaGAATTAATGTTACAACCTCAGACAGCTGCTGAACATGAAAATGAGGTATATGATAGTTCTTCTTCTGAAGATGATACTGATACTAGTGATTCTGATAATAGTTCCAGTTCTGATGATGATAGTGAATCATATCAACATGGaagtaaaagtttttttggATCTAATCAATCATTACATTTTTCATCTATCTTACCAAGTAGATTACGTCGTTctaaaaaagaaagtaaaCAACAAAGAAGGCAATCAATAGATTCAGGTACTTCAAATGTTATTACAAAACGAACAAATAAAAAACGAACAATATCATTGTCAAAtgataatgttaataataatcatCAAGTTACAGAgaatattgatataaaatcaacacaaacaaaaaaagaaatacttGATCcaacattattaataaataatacaaaaaataaaagtaataattttaaaaaatctcaAGAATATCAAtctaatattgaaaataaacaaaaagaaaGTGTTGCAAAACCAATTGTTAAAGTaaaaccaaaaaaaattaaggcTAAAAGAAAGTTATATGAATTTATATCAGCACCTATCACTACATTTTGGACATGGTTTTTAAGTTATGTTGCCTTTTTAATGGCTAATATTTATGTTCTTCTTATAAAAACTGAAAATGAAGTTCGACCTTTagaatatattctttttgtttATGTTGTTGTATTTGGTTTAGAAgaaattagaaaattatttatgtctgaaccaacaaaaataaaaaaaaagttaactttctttttttctgaTACATGGAATTGGATTACAACATTAGCAGTTACACTATATATTATTGGTTTTATATTAAGAGCAGCTTCTGAAACAACAACACAAGATGGTCGTGTTATCTTAGCAATTGATTCAACAATATggattctaaaaatattagattaTCTAACAATTCATCCAAAATTTGgtatttatataacaatgGTATTAAAAATGGTTATAGCAATGTCATATCATATTgcattactttttatatcattattagcATTTGGTTTACCAAGacaaagtattttttatCCTAATGAAAATTGGTCATGGGTTTTagttagaaatattttttataaaccatattttatgttatatgGTGAAGTATATGCTGGTGAAATTGATTTATGTACAGATGAGGGAACTAATTGTGTTCCAGGAAATTTTGTTCCCCCAATTTTaatgacaatttttttattaatagcAAATTTGTTACTTATTAGTATGCTTATGGcaacatttaataatatatttaacgAAGTTAGTTGCTTGGCTAAACAATATTGGCTTTTTCAAAGATATCATCAAGTTATGAAATATGAAAGTTCCCCAGTCGTACCACCAccatttacaattatttatcatatttattggATAGGGAAATATATATGGTATagaaatacttttaatattagaaaatttgCCCAAAAAATAGGTATtgttaatgtaaaaaattttaaaaaagaacatatttttgataatacattaaaattatttttaagtttatcTCAAGTTGAAAAAATACATGATTTTGAGGAAGAGTGCATGGAAGCATTAACATTACAACAagaagataattttaaatgttcaaCTGATacaagaattaaaaatacttcTGAAAATACAGAAACTATATTATCACGAGTAAGTGATGTTGTTAGAAGTGAAGGTACATTAAAAGAGGCAGTTTCACTAATAGAAACAAGATTAAATACTATTGAagttaaagaaaatgaattaaTGGAACATTTACGTCATATATCAGAAGTCTTACCACAATTATTTCCAAAAcatgaaaaaatttcaagATCATCATATAATGTTGATCAAATAACAGATTATTTACCTAGTATATCAGATCATGGAAAAGATTATCAAGATTCTCGTATAAGAGATTCAATTAGAAGAAAACTTGGTACAACAGATTATACCTCAATTACAGATTCAAttgttgttaaaaatttaacaggAGAATTAAAAGAAGGAACTCATTTTGAGGATATTTTTACTGAGGATGATAAAGATGAGGATGATTATGATGTTGAATCAAATTAA
- a CDS encoding Biotin/lipoyl attachment domain and Single hybrid motif domain-containing protein: MTSSTTEISNNIKSFTILSPKPGRIENIKVKKGDLVNEGQELIVIQTMKMQNSLFAIKNGKVKNVNCKVGDTVGEGEILIEIE; encoded by the coding sequence ATGACCTCTTCTACTACagaaatatcaaataatattaaaagttttactaTTTTATCACCAAAACCAGGAagaattgaaaatattaaagttaagAAAGGTGATTTAGTTAATGAGGGACAGGAATTAATTGTTATTCAAACAATGAAAATGCAAAATAGTTTATTTGCTATCAAAAATGgaaaagtaaaaaatgttaattgtAAAGTTGGTGATACTGTTGGTGAAGGAGAAATTTTGATTGAAATAGAATAA
- a CDS encoding Pyridine nucleotide-disulphide oxidoreductase, FAD/NAD(P)-binding domain-containing protein produces the protein MHFSKSIFSNQHFKLAVLGGGSGGLSIGSYFSKLLPKGNVVIIEPNTSHYYQPGFTLVGSGIKKLELFRRDEKSLIPSNAKWIQDKAEDVIPSKNKIETSNNGTITYDFLVIATGCQTRFDKIEGAQEGLDSDKSIVSIYLPKYAEKTFEKMKKFDGGNALFTYPITPIKCAGAPQKICYLFEDYQRKHGKQFGTVVMYNTILGKVFGVEKYANRLMKHIKERGIILHTRRNLTKVDPLTNVATFELLDDNGKPTGKFVEEDFEYLHIGAPCSPADVMLKSAKSNENLVDSNGWVDVDKFTLQSKKYSNVFGLGDAINSPNAKTAAAISSQCKILKSNIESMMNGKDLKEKYSGYGSCPLLISYDKGILAEFDYNGPVETLPIDQSKPSYLNYALKVHMMPPLYWNGLVKGIWDGPCQIRKLLHLGMCRE, from the exons ATGCACTTTtcaaaaagtatatttagtAACC aacattttaaattagcTGTTCTTGGAGGTGGTAGTGGTGGTCTTTCAATTGGTagttatttttcaaaattgtTACCTAAAGGAAATGTTGTAATCATTGAACCAAATACATCACATTATTATCAACCTGGATTTACTCTTGTTGGAAGTGGTATAAAAAAACTTGAGTTATTTAGAAGAGATGAAAAATCTTTAATACCATCAAACGCAAAGTGGATTCAAGATAAGGCAGAAGATGTCATTcctagtaaaaataaaattgaaacatCTAATAATGGTACAATAACTTATGATTTTCTTGTTATTGCTACAGGATGCCAAACAAGATTTGATAAAATAGAAGGTGCTCAGGAAGGTTTAGATAGTGATAAAAGTATAGTTTCTATATACCTTCCAAAATATGCAGAAAaaacatttgaaaaaatgaaaaaatttgatgGTGGAAATGCTTTGTTTACATATCCTATTACACCTATAAAATGTGCTGGAGCACCacaaaaaatatgttatttatttgaGGATTATCAAAGAAAACATGGTAAACAATTTGGTACAGTTGTAATGTATAATACTATATTAGGAAAAGTTTTTGGAGTTGAAAAATATGCAAATAGATTGATGAAACATATAAAAGAAAGAGGAATTATTTTACATACAAGAAGAAATTTAACCAAAGTTGATCCATTAACAAATGTAGCAACATTTGAACTTTTAGATGACAATGGTAAACCTACTGGAAAATTTGTGGAAGAAGACTTTGAATATTTACATATAGGTGCTCCATGTTCACCAGCAGATGTCATGCTTAAAAGTGCCAAAAGTAATGAAAATCTTGTTGACAGTAACGGATGGGTTGATGTTGATAAATTTACACTtcaaagtaaaaaatattcaaatgtTTTTGGATTAGGTGATGCAATAAATTCTCCAAATGCCAAAACAGCTGCTGCAATAT cttcacaatgtaaaatattaaaaagtaatattgaAAGTATGATGAATGgaaaagatttaaaagaGAAATATTCTGGATATGGATCATGTCCTTTATTGATAAGTTATGATAAGGGAATCCTTGCTGAATTTGATTATAACGGACCAGTTGAGACATTACCAATAGATCAAAGTAAACCTAGTTATCTTAATTATGCTTTAAAAGTTCATATGATGCCTCCTTTATATTGGAATGGTTTAGTAAAAGGTATCTGGGATGGTCCTTGTCAAATAAGAAAACTTTTACACTTAGGAATGTGTCGTGAATGA
- a CDS encoding AT21416p — translation MLQTLFCVRSNMFSWLSNSKKKDTTDLESVAEGLRKIYKQKLYPLEEYYKFHDFHSPALDDADFTAKPMILLVGQYSTGKTTFIKYLLEKEFPGIRIGPEPTTDRFIAVMHDKEEGVIPGNALVVDSTKQFRALSKFGNNFLNRLQCSTLDNKVLESVTIVDTPGILSGEKQRLDRGYDFTGVLEWFAERVDRIILLFDAHKLDISDEFKRCIEALSGNEDKIRIVLNKSDMVDHQQLMRVYGALMWSLGKVFKTPEVSRVYIGTFWDEPLHYDINRRLFQDEQQDLFSDLQALPRNAALRKLNDLIKRARLAKVHAYIIAELRKQMPTMIGKEKKKKELINNLDKIFEQLQREHNISPGDFPDVNKMRENLQNCDFTKFNPIKPKLLEVVDGMLSSDIARLMAQIPKEEAESAQNGKHNDSVRGGAFSRTQNTDTPFGMGRGEGFDKGSDEKEWIVTKERNNLETDFESLGPVDGKISGRVAKEYMVKSKLPNSVLGRIWKLADINADGMLDSEEFALANYLINLRLEGHELPETLPNHLLPPSYRESKENGSVYPSLDD, via the coding sequence ATGTTACAGACACTTTTTTGTGTTAGAAGTAATATGTTTTCTTGGTTAAGTAAttcaaagaaaaaagataCTACTGATCTTGAGAGTGTTGCTGAAggattaagaaaaatatataaacaaaaattatatccaTTAGAAGAATATTACAAATTCCATGATTTTCATTCACCAGCTCTTGATGATGCAGACTTTACTGCAAAACCTATGATATTACTTGTTGGACAATATTCAACTGGTAAaacaacttttattaaatatctattagaaaaagaatttCCTGGAATAAGAATTGGTCCAGAACCAACAACAGATAGATTTATTGCTGTCATGCATGATAAAGAAGAAGGTGTCATTCCAGGAAATGCTTTAGTTGTTGATTCAACAAAACAATTTAGAGCTCTTAGCAAATttggaaataattttttgaatagaTTACAATGTTCAACTTTagataataaagttttagaGTCAGTTACTATTGTTGATACACCTGGAATATTGAGTGGTGAAAAACAACGTCTTGATCGTGGTTATGATTTTACAGGAGTATTAGAATGGTTTGCTGAACGTGTTGAtagaataatattattatttgatgcTCATAAACTTGATATTAGTGATGAATTTAAAAGATGTATAGAAGCATTATCGGGAaatgaagataaaattagaattgttttaaataaatctgATATGGTTGATCATCAACAATTGATGCGTGTTTATGGTGCTTTAATGTGGAGTTTAggaaaagtatttaaaacaCCAGAAGTATCTAGAGTTTATATTGGTACATTTTGGGATGAACCACTTCATTATGATATTAATAGAAGATTATTCCAAGATGAACAACAAGATCTATTCTCTGATTTACAGGCTTTACCACGTAATGCTGCATTgagaaaattaaatgatcTAATTAAAAGAGCTAGATTAGCAAAGGTACATGCTTATATTATTGCTGAATTAAGAAAACAAATGCCAACAATGATtggtaaagaaaaaaaaaagaaagaattaattaacaatcttgataaaatttttgaacaATTACAAAGAGAACATAATATTTCACCAGGAGACTTTCCTGATGTCAATAAAATGAGAGAAAATCTTCAAAATTGTGATTTTACTAAATTTAATCCAATTAAACCAAAGTTATTAGAAGTTGTTGATGGTATGTTAAGTAGTGATATTGCTAGATTAATGGCACAAATACCAAAAGAAGAAGCTGAATCTGCACAAAATGGTAAACATAATGATTCTGTTAGAGGAGGTGCTTTCTCAAGAACTCAAAATACTGATACACCATTTGGTATGGGACGTGGAGAAGGATTTGATAAAGGTTCTGATGAAAAAGAATGGATTGTTACAAAAGAAAGAAATAATCTTGAAACTGATTTTGAATCACTTGGACCAGTTGATGGAAAGATTAGTGGCCGTGTTGCCAAAGAGTACATGgttaaatcaaaattacCAAATAGTGTATTAGGAAGAATTTGGAAGTTAGCTGATATCAATGCAGATGGTATGCTTGACAGTGAGGAATTTGCTCTtgcaaattatttaattaatttaagaCTAGAAGGTCATGAACTTCCAGAAACATTACCAAATCATTTACTTCCACCAAGTTATCGAGAAAGTAAAGAAAATGGTTCTGTATATCCTTCACTAGATGATTAA
- a CDS encoding GPCR, rhodopsin-like, 7TM domain and 7TM GPCR, olfactory receptor/chemoreceptor Srsx family-containing protein produces MIANSIILYIAVKYKIVLKNFANFAITQICSASLIFCTATTIKVVDDLFPFVNEINNRNDLCKCLPILMAYYFGYQVRDSTAIFIQLNKLIALKWPIFFRRSRLMGKILPTTILTVLYALGTIGLLLSYYDKMSIPNICESPTIFGTTRIIIVNSLGIIVSLVTICIKIICFILSKKLQGSNKRIKIVPTITINSAPHTSKIVRSKTFTDTVAKAMFFDFLNYIFLWTLPQLIYLFLYIFDAPSNIIILSNDIQTHCLFLNSILNAIIFVLTISEWRKLFIHELIKSKIFNVCLKH; encoded by the exons ATGATTGCtaattcaattattttatacattgCAGTTAAGTATAagatagttttaaaaaattttgctaATTTTGCAATAACTCAAATTTGTTCAGcaagtttaatattttgtactGCTACAACAATTAAAGTTGTAGATGATTTATTTCCATTtgtaaatgaaataaataatagaaatgATTTATGTAAATGTTTACCTATTTTAATGGCATATTATTTTGGATATCAAGTAAGAGATTCAACTGCaatatttattcaattaaACAAACTTATAGCATTAAAATGGCCTATATTTTTTAGGAGAAGTCGTTTAAtg ggAAAAATTTTACCAACAACAATATTAACAGTTTTATATGCTTTGGGTACAATAGGATTATTATTGTCATACTATGATAAAATGTCAATTCCAAATATATGTGAGTCACCTACAATTTTTGGGACGACTCgtataataattgttaattCTTTGGGTATAATTGTATCATTAGTAAcaatttgtattaaaattatatgtttcattttatcaaaaaaattacaaggttcaaataaaagaataaaaattgttcCAACAATTACAATAAATAGTGCACCTCATACATCTAAAATTGTAAGATCAAAAACTTTTACGGATACAGTAGCAAAAGCAATGTTTTTtgactttttaaattatatttttttatggaCATTACCGcaattaatttatctatttttatatatatttgatgcaccttctaatattattattttatcaaacgATATTCAAACACATTGCTTATTTCTAAATTCTATATTAAATGCAATCATATTTGTTTTAACGATCTCTGAATGGCGGAAATTATTCATTcatgaattaataaaaagcaAAATTTTCAATGTCTGTTTAAAacactaa